One Acaryochloris thomasi RCC1774 DNA window includes the following coding sequences:
- a CDS encoding single-stranded DNA-binding protein: MNSCVLMGEIIKAPELRFTQDGQTAIAEMTVQFPAIRAEDPMETVKVVSWGNMAQQVQEQYQQGDQVVIEGRLTMNSIDRPEGFKEKVAEVTASRIHPMSMNAVTTSVPSMPTTASQGRSAPPAVAQTAPPQAAPQAAPPVEEPNYDDIPF, from the coding sequence ATGAATAGCTGTGTACTGATGGGTGAGATTATCAAAGCGCCAGAGCTGCGATTTACCCAAGACGGTCAAACTGCGATTGCAGAGATGACGGTCCAGTTTCCAGCCATTCGTGCTGAAGATCCGATGGAGACGGTGAAGGTGGTGAGCTGGGGCAATATGGCGCAGCAGGTCCAAGAACAGTATCAGCAGGGCGACCAAGTTGTGATCGAGGGCCGTCTGACCATGAACAGCATTGACCGACCCGAAGGCTTTAAAGAGAAGGTTGCCGAGGTCACGGCTTCAAGAATTCATCCTATGTCAATGAATGCTGTGACCACATCGGTGCCCAGTATGCCAACGACTGCTAGCCAAGGGCGTTCAGCACCTCCCGCAGTTGCTCAAACAGCGCCGCCGCAGGCTGCACCTCAAGCTGCGCCGCCAGTGGAAGAGCCGAACTATGATGATATTCCCTTCTAA
- the purD gene encoding phosphoribosylamine--glycine ligase: MKILVVGSGGREHALAWKLLQSSRVNQVFCLPGNGGTAALKNCENLTLDADDFDAIATFTKQKNIALVVIGPELPLAAGLTDTLHEQGIAVFGPTQAGAQIESSKSWAKALMESAGIPTAKAATFTDAASATAYVKEQGAPIVVKADGLAAGKGVTVALTLEAALDAINEVFAGKFGPESQILIEEYLTGQEVSVLALTDGQTIRPLLPAQDHKPIGEGDTGPNTGGMGAYAPVPWVTESLLQQIKSDVLEPTLEALKSRQIDYRGVLYAGLIITPDGQPKVIEFNCRFGDPETQAVLPLLETPLADLLNACAEQKLAQMPKIEWKIGFAACVVMASGGYPGPYQKHYPITGLDEAEATGAVVFHAGTQLQEQTLITSGGRVLAVTAVGKTFEDALQKSYKALSPIQFQESYYRRDIGQRAQPNGT; the protein is encoded by the coding sequence GTGAAGATTTTAGTGGTCGGCAGCGGCGGTCGAGAACATGCATTGGCCTGGAAGCTACTGCAGTCGTCGAGGGTTAACCAGGTGTTCTGCCTTCCCGGTAATGGTGGCACGGCAGCGCTGAAAAACTGTGAGAACTTGACGCTTGATGCAGATGATTTTGATGCGATCGCAACTTTCACCAAACAGAAAAACATCGCCCTAGTCGTCATTGGTCCCGAACTCCCCCTCGCGGCAGGTCTCACTGACACCTTGCATGAACAAGGCATCGCCGTCTTCGGTCCCACTCAAGCCGGTGCCCAAATTGAGTCCAGCAAATCCTGGGCCAAAGCCCTCATGGAATCGGCGGGCATCCCCACCGCAAAAGCTGCCACCTTCACAGATGCAGCATCAGCCACAGCCTACGTCAAAGAACAGGGCGCACCCATTGTCGTTAAAGCCGATGGTCTTGCCGCCGGAAAAGGCGTCACCGTTGCCCTAACTCTAGAAGCAGCTCTAGACGCCATCAACGAAGTCTTTGCCGGGAAATTCGGGCCAGAATCTCAGATCCTGATCGAAGAGTACCTAACCGGACAAGAAGTCTCCGTTCTTGCCCTCACTGATGGGCAAACCATCCGACCGCTCCTCCCAGCTCAAGACCACAAGCCTATTGGCGAAGGTGACACCGGCCCCAACACAGGCGGAATGGGAGCCTATGCCCCCGTCCCTTGGGTCACAGAGTCACTGCTTCAGCAAATTAAATCCGATGTTCTAGAGCCAACGCTTGAGGCCCTCAAAAGCCGTCAGATCGACTATCGCGGCGTACTATATGCCGGTTTAATCATTACGCCTGACGGTCAGCCAAAGGTGATTGAGTTCAACTGCCGATTCGGAGATCCAGAGACACAAGCAGTCCTGCCACTTTTAGAGACGCCCCTTGCAGACTTATTAAACGCCTGCGCAGAGCAAAAGCTCGCTCAGATGCCCAAAATTGAATGGAAAATAGGATTTGCAGCCTGTGTTGTCATGGCCTCCGGAGGCTATCCAGGTCCCTACCAAAAGCACTACCCGATCACAGGATTAGATGAAGCCGAAGCCACCGGAGCAGTCGTCTTTCATGCAGGCACTCAGCTACAAGAGCAGACCTTGATCACCAGCGGCGGCAGAGTATTGGCCGTCACCGCTGTAGGAAAAACCTTCGAGGATGCCCTTCAGAAATCCTACAAAGCGCTATCACCCATTCAGTTTCAAGAGAGCTATTACCGACGCGATATTGGTCAGCGCGCTCAGCCTAACGGAACTTGA
- a CDS encoding M23 family metallopeptidase: protein MSLFTGCAQSFQKIVRPCLLGIPIVLLTAVVARQSSQVRHSSIPDSHSTEEHQHHEAAHQGTGDIPHELSYEFSKRNHPLLSLPPNLKLEPALQEMIQQTAAREAAHPRGVPVFKAGISAEFGMRRNPFGKGLHFHEGIDLVRPHGTPVYSTADGMVKRAKSSRINGNYVVVDHGYGNKTLYAHLSRYVVARNMKVKRGQLLGYIGSTGRSTGPHLHYGLYHQNEPINPYAYMYDLQPTLADATYACGRFVPKSVGSDSVRLALSRTCTQPDIQSQFD, encoded by the coding sequence ATGTCTCTCTTCACCGGTTGTGCGCAATCGTTCCAGAAAATCGTGCGTCCCTGCCTTTTAGGCATTCCAATTGTTCTGTTAACAGCAGTTGTCGCGCGGCAATCCAGTCAGGTTCGTCACAGCTCAATACCAGACAGCCACAGCACTGAAGAGCATCAGCATCATGAGGCTGCTCATCAAGGCACCGGAGACATTCCCCACGAATTATCTTACGAGTTTTCTAAGCGCAATCATCCCCTTCTGTCTTTGCCGCCGAACCTTAAGCTAGAGCCAGCACTGCAGGAAATGATTCAGCAAACCGCAGCCCGTGAAGCAGCTCACCCCCGCGGAGTACCCGTTTTCAAGGCCGGTATCTCTGCCGAGTTTGGGATGCGACGCAACCCTTTCGGTAAAGGGCTGCACTTCCATGAGGGAATTGATCTGGTTCGCCCTCACGGAACGCCCGTTTATTCCACTGCCGATGGCATGGTGAAGCGCGCCAAGTCTTCTCGCATTAATGGCAACTATGTCGTCGTTGATCATGGCTACGGCAATAAAACCCTCTATGCTCATCTGAGTCGGTATGTTGTCGCCCGCAATATGAAAGTCAAGCGCGGTCAGCTATTGGGGTATATCGGCAGTACGGGACGCTCCACTGGGCCCCACCTGCATTATGGTCTCTATCATCAAAACGAGCCAATCAACCCCTACGCCTATATGTACGATCTGCAGCCTACGCTGGCCGATGCCACCTACGCTTGCGGACGGTTTGTGCCTAAGAGCGTTGGGTCTGATTCTGTTCGATTGGCGCTCAGTCGAACCTGCACTCAGCCCGATATTCAGTCGCAGTTCGATTAA
- the ggt gene encoding gamma-glutamyltransferase: MACALALGSLVSLDAAVAQSTHSQQGMVASAHPLASQAGLSMLQQGGNAVDAAVATTLAISVVEPFSAGIGGGGFLLLRLAETNEIRALDFREKAPLQANRDLYLDPEGQVQPGASTNGHLAVAVPGTVAGLFEIHQKYGTLSWSQVVRPSIFLASQGFTVSSRLSKAIQRRQETFRKNPAARQIFLPQDQVPQAGDLLVQRDLAQTLRSLGKDPQSFYTGKIAMNIAEDMSRNGGLVTLKDLKSYRPTWRDPVCGLFQQARVCSMPPPSSGGVHLLQMLQMVENQDFQDRWHHPDILHVLIEAMKIAYADRATYLGDPDFVSVPTAELTSPAYTHRRRQEIQLQRARSASEVKAADPRVLDSIRQQQESNDTSHLTVVDKDRNAVSLTFTINLGFGAGVVAEGTGIVLNNEMDDFAAAPGIPNAFGLVGGEANAIAPGKIPLSSMTPTIVTEGGKLRLAAGAPGGSTIITTVLQILLNVLVYGQDAEQAVTSPRLHHQWRPEALMIERWGFDYATVQDLQDRGHSIRMGSGWGNANLILVKPDGSLEGAADPRGEGTAFGH, translated from the coding sequence ATGGCTTGCGCCCTAGCTCTAGGGTCGCTCGTTTCGCTCGATGCTGCTGTCGCGCAGTCTACGCACAGTCAGCAAGGTATGGTGGCGTCTGCCCATCCGCTCGCGAGTCAGGCGGGTTTGTCGATGCTGCAACAGGGGGGGAACGCCGTTGATGCAGCTGTTGCAACGACATTAGCAATTTCAGTGGTGGAACCGTTCTCTGCCGGAATCGGGGGCGGCGGTTTTTTGCTGCTGCGATTGGCTGAGACGAACGAGATTAGGGCGTTAGACTTTCGGGAAAAGGCTCCGCTCCAAGCAAACCGCGATCTTTATCTCGATCCTGAAGGACAGGTGCAGCCAGGAGCTAGCACCAATGGTCATCTTGCGGTTGCTGTTCCTGGTACTGTCGCTGGGTTGTTTGAGATTCATCAAAAGTACGGAACGCTGTCCTGGTCGCAGGTGGTACGGCCTTCTATCTTCTTGGCTTCACAGGGGTTTACCGTTAGCAGTCGCCTCTCAAAAGCGATTCAGCGTCGCCAAGAGACCTTCCGTAAAAATCCGGCGGCGCGTCAGATTTTTCTGCCTCAGGATCAAGTCCCCCAAGCGGGTGATTTGTTGGTGCAGCGAGATTTGGCGCAAACGCTGAGATCGCTAGGGAAAGATCCGCAGAGCTTTTATACGGGCAAGATTGCGATGAACATTGCGGAGGATATGTCTCGCAACGGTGGCCTCGTGACGCTCAAAGATTTGAAATCCTATCGACCCACCTGGCGTGATCCTGTCTGTGGTCTATTCCAGCAGGCTCGAGTGTGCTCAATGCCCCCACCTTCTTCTGGTGGTGTTCATTTGTTGCAAATGTTGCAGATGGTCGAGAATCAAGATTTTCAGGATCGCTGGCATCATCCAGATATTCTGCATGTTTTGATAGAGGCGATGAAGATTGCCTATGCTGACCGAGCGACCTATCTCGGTGATCCTGATTTTGTCTCAGTGCCGACGGCGGAGTTGACGAGTCCAGCCTATACCCACCGGCGGCGACAAGAAATCCAGCTTCAGCGGGCGCGTTCAGCCTCTGAGGTCAAGGCTGCTGACCCTAGGGTTCTCGATTCGATTCGCCAGCAACAAGAGTCTAATGATACGAGCCATCTAACGGTCGTCGATAAAGATCGCAATGCCGTTAGCCTCACGTTTACGATCAATCTTGGGTTTGGGGCGGGCGTTGTGGCTGAGGGGACCGGGATTGTTCTCAATAATGAGATGGATGATTTCGCGGCTGCTCCTGGAATTCCCAACGCTTTTGGACTGGTGGGGGGGGAGGCAAATGCGATCGCACCGGGTAAAATCCCGCTCTCTAGCATGACTCCAACCATTGTCACCGAGGGGGGCAAGCTCCGGTTGGCTGCCGGTGCTCCAGGCGGCAGCACCATTATCACGACGGTCCTGCAAATCTTGCTGAATGTGCTGGTGTATGGCCAAGATGCAGAGCAGGCGGTCACCTCGCCGAGACTGCATCACCAGTGGCGACCGGAAGCGCTGATGATAGAGCGTTGGGGCTTTGATTATGCCACGGTGCAGGACTTGCAGGACCGAGGCCACTCAATTCGCATGGGCTCAGGGTGGGGCAATGCCAATCTAATTTTGGTCAAGCCAGATGGCAGTTTAGAAGGTGCTGCAGATCCGAGAGGGGAAGGGACAGCATTTGGTCATTAA
- a CDS encoding serine/threonine-protein kinase: MKTCPLGTIDKNIAGPKYRVLGPIGQGQFGRVFCGIHRQTGKIVALKQLDNSRLTTPRFLHELNLLASLQHPNIVAFHTLEYSKSGRYLVMDYCEGGTLRQLIDTPGQLNLKQSLQLVIDVVEGLAHAHQRGIVHCDLKPENVLLTLTATGWMAHLSDFGVARLLAEPDSETRRGDTGSPAYMAPERFYSSYSPASDFYAAGVLLYELVLGHRPFSGTPGDLMTAHLNQFLEIPDTIPTVVSDIIRQATQKLPQKRFDSAQSMLKLLRLAAAAEERPTPISPPSELPVLHTTALAATVLALATDADQLYCGLDSQVTCQSITPAGFDEPTQYPITQGRVMQMWSSPQGLFIRTQRATAHALCWRPKASENEAAQDSSVHTLGTWQSESLKMTVESGGEWLGVATESSRLGGQCQILRLPTLQPRCSVAGSPTHWLTLDDRRGIMAIPEAQGVCLRLFNRRGNTFDYCRLPRPIHQLIQSQTHPYQVLALAAEASFWITLNPLRIKQIALPLSPTFGVATPWGYLLANQTGGVALINESGDLLRHLNLPVGNQDVVSEIASHQSQLIAATWSGQHGALYSFDLQPFIQ; encoded by the coding sequence ATGAAAACTTGCCCGCTAGGCACCATAGATAAAAATATTGCCGGTCCAAAATATCGCGTTTTAGGACCCATCGGCCAAGGCCAATTTGGTCGAGTGTTCTGCGGCATCCACCGCCAGACAGGAAAGATTGTCGCGCTCAAGCAGCTAGATAATAGCCGGTTAACAACACCACGATTCCTGCATGAACTCAACCTGCTGGCGAGCTTGCAGCACCCAAACATCGTTGCGTTTCATACTCTCGAATACAGTAAGTCGGGTCGCTACCTGGTCATGGACTACTGTGAAGGTGGAACGCTGCGACAGCTCATCGATACGCCTGGGCAACTAAATCTCAAACAATCTCTTCAGCTTGTGATTGACGTCGTAGAGGGTCTTGCCCATGCCCATCAACGCGGAATTGTCCATTGCGACCTGAAACCAGAGAATGTCTTGCTGACGTTGACGGCCACTGGCTGGATGGCTCATCTCTCTGACTTTGGCGTCGCTCGACTGCTGGCTGAACCAGACTCTGAAACTCGACGAGGCGACACCGGCTCCCCAGCCTACATGGCTCCCGAGCGATTTTACAGCAGCTACTCTCCAGCCTCCGATTTTTATGCCGCGGGCGTACTGCTCTATGAGCTAGTGCTCGGACATCGTCCCTTTTCCGGCACGCCGGGCGATCTGATGACGGCCCATCTCAATCAATTCCTCGAGATTCCTGACACCATCCCGACGGTTGTAAGCGATATTATTCGACAAGCGACGCAAAAGCTACCTCAGAAACGCTTCGACTCTGCCCAGTCAATGCTGAAGCTTCTCCGCCTAGCAGCGGCGGCGGAAGAACGCCCCACTCCAATTTCACCACCTTCAGAACTGCCGGTCCTGCATACAACAGCTTTAGCTGCGACTGTTTTGGCCCTCGCAACAGATGCGGATCAACTCTACTGTGGCCTAGATTCACAGGTTACTTGCCAATCCATTACACCCGCAGGCTTTGATGAACCCACACAGTACCCCATAACTCAGGGACGGGTTATGCAAATGTGGAGCAGCCCCCAGGGACTTTTTATTAGAACACAGCGAGCCACTGCTCACGCACTCTGCTGGCGACCCAAAGCGTCTGAAAATGAGGCAGCTCAAGACAGCTCCGTTCACACTTTAGGCACTTGGCAGTCTGAATCATTAAAGATGACAGTCGAATCGGGCGGAGAATGGTTGGGGGTCGCGACTGAAAGCAGTCGTCTAGGGGGCCAATGCCAGATTCTGCGCTTACCAACGCTGCAGCCCCGATGCAGCGTGGCCGGATCGCCAACTCACTGGCTAACGCTGGATGATCGCCGTGGCATCATGGCAATTCCTGAAGCTCAAGGGGTGTGCTTGCGGCTATTCAACCGCCGAGGCAATACGTTTGACTATTGCCGACTGCCTCGACCAATACACCAGCTAATTCAAAGTCAGACGCATCCCTATCAAGTTTTGGCCCTAGCGGCTGAGGCCAGTTTTTGGATCACCCTCAACCCGCTGCGGATCAAGCAGATTGCTCTACCGCTGTCTCCGACCTTTGGTGTTGCGACGCCTTGGGGCTATTTATTGGCAAATCAAACGGGGGGCGTTGCCTTAATTAACGAGTCAGGAGATTTGCTCAGACACCTGAATTTACCTGTGGGCAATCAAGACGTTGTGAGTGAGATCGCATCCCATCAATCTCAGCTAATTGCGGCGACTTGGTCTGGTCAACACGGAGCGTTATACAGCTTTGATCTCCAGCCGTTTATACAATAG
- a CDS encoding tetratricopeptide repeat protein, producing MQHLLNAQAEAKRSHWLNHVEMISVVGSVGGAIASAVTNQVVFASIPLSLTATLHLANRRRLTESAGQVRQLMIAQISQQDQERKAQIETLTQNGQKRKDAIATLTQQDEDKQLSIEAITKQNQAQQNALETMNEKLEILEEHEVALVKKTEELQADSDSLREKEQSLATALEQLHQIDLFTQIIRATPRDATLYYRRGLVRGSLCRLDDQRIAIDDYSQAIALDPDYADAYFQRGALRGTIDEKKHAVADLRIAAKLYFEAGDLEHYDEAMSLSQEQHELAPAAVEMEPEAPSESQSDEPLVIGSLFD from the coding sequence ATGCAACACCTATTGAATGCTCAAGCAGAGGCCAAACGGTCCCACTGGCTTAACCATGTCGAGATGATCTCAGTGGTGGGCTCTGTGGGTGGCGCCATTGCCTCGGCAGTGACCAACCAAGTCGTCTTTGCGTCCATTCCGCTGTCGCTCACGGCCACGCTTCATTTGGCAAACCGCCGCCGTCTCACTGAGTCTGCGGGGCAGGTGCGTCAACTGATGATTGCCCAGATCTCACAGCAGGATCAAGAACGGAAGGCTCAGATTGAAACCCTGACTCAAAACGGTCAAAAGCGTAAAGATGCGATCGCAACGCTTACCCAGCAGGACGAAGACAAACAGCTCAGCATCGAAGCCATCACCAAGCAAAATCAGGCCCAACAAAACGCGTTGGAGACCATGAACGAAAAGCTAGAGATCCTCGAAGAGCACGAAGTCGCACTGGTCAAGAAAACGGAAGAACTGCAGGCAGACTCTGATAGTCTCAGAGAGAAAGAACAGAGCCTAGCCACTGCTTTAGAGCAGCTCCACCAAATTGATTTATTTACCCAAATCATCCGCGCGACGCCCAGAGATGCAACCCTTTACTATCGCAGGGGATTGGTCAGAGGAAGCCTTTGTCGCCTAGACGACCAGCGCATTGCCATTGACGATTACTCCCAAGCCATTGCCCTAGATCCCGACTATGCAGACGCTTATTTTCAGCGGGGTGCACTGCGAGGCACAATTGACGAGAAGAAGCACGCCGTGGCCGATTTGCGCATCGCCGCTAAGCTTTACTTTGAAGCAGGTGATTTAGAGCATTATGATGAAGCCATGAGCTTGAGCCAAGAGCAGCATGAACTCGCGCCTGCCGCCGTTGAGATGGAGCCCGAAGCGCCATCTGAAAGTCAGAGCGACGAGCCCCTCGTGATTGGTAGCTTGTTCGATTAA
- a CDS encoding allophycocyanin produces MLTQLARVSLDADGRFATATELQFIKDYLESADHRISAYEKIRDAEEQIMDQIEEKALEKNARVFHKGTRDMVETCRRDRKHLLKSSAAAMLVSDLDRLRDSMLLWQRTLINAFQDQQTSQIVSQVTPKVMEQQLTPEEAKQMTPALQLSQALLS; encoded by the coding sequence ATGTTGACACAACTTGCACGGGTCAGTCTGGATGCAGATGGACGCTTTGCCACCGCTACAGAACTCCAGTTTATCAAGGACTATCTAGAGTCTGCCGATCATCGCATCAGCGCCTACGAAAAGATTCGGGATGCTGAAGAGCAGATCATGGATCAGATCGAGGAGAAGGCTTTGGAAAAGAATGCCCGCGTTTTCCATAAGGGCACTCGGGACATGGTCGAAACCTGCCGTCGCGATCGCAAACATCTGCTCAAAAGCTCTGCCGCCGCCATGCTGGTTAGCGACCTCGACCGCCTGCGGGACAGCATGCTGCTCTGGCAACGCACCCTCATCAACGCTTTCCAAGACCAGCAGACCTCACAAATCGTGAGCCAAGTGACGCCCAAGGTCATGGAGCAACAGCTCACACCAGAAGAAGCTAAGCAAATGACGCCAGCCCTCCAGCTCAGCCAAGCGCTGTTGAGCTAA
- a CDS encoding 2Fe-2S iron-sulfur cluster-binding protein: MAKLVKLDPINQETAIATNDNLLSGLLQHDLKVLHECGGRGMCATCHVYIKDGMESLSPMNRREQRSLEVITTCNRMSRLACQTRVLGEGVVIELPSGMYLSDMADVEDLIGRRAEQNILHPLNGQVLVEEGKLITRSMISQLEDTRSEVSQYLNQSQAV; this comes from the coding sequence GTGGCGAAGCTTGTCAAGCTGGACCCTATCAATCAGGAGACCGCAATCGCAACGAACGATAATTTGTTGTCGGGGTTATTGCAGCACGATCTCAAGGTGCTGCATGAATGCGGGGGCCGTGGCATGTGCGCCACCTGTCACGTCTACATCAAAGACGGCATGGAGAGCTTGTCGCCCATGAACCGTCGTGAGCAGCGATCTTTAGAGGTGATCACCACCTGCAATCGCATGTCACGTCTCGCCTGCCAAACACGCGTTCTGGGCGAAGGCGTGGTCATCGAGCTACCGTCGGGGATGTACCTCAGCGATATGGCTGATGTCGAAGATTTGATTGGCCGACGGGCTGAACAAAATATTCTCCATCCGCTCAATGGTCAGGTCTTAGTAGAGGAAGGCAAATTGATCACGCGGTCAATGATTAGCCAGCTTGAAGATACGCGCTCTGAAGTCTCGCAGTATCTTAATCAGTCACAAGCCGTATAG
- a CDS encoding V4R domain-containing protein, translating to MIAVAELLNKDRLPGNYFAPDAYVQGDFELGLLENRQGNRLIALPDTLLQALYSSLREEVGPSAGLVMFQCGHWWGKYFYRRFAEEISTYYDKPLAEMEMVEFLQCLKQCWKTYGWGNLNLEFKHYAQGFIIATVENSAFAAVQQSDESPAERPTCHAEAGLLSTFFSQLTGQELHCVQTTCESMGAPENTFILGLEERLKVAETGIEEQQDHDTIMMRLGLDQAEISEPASEPSPESLMPEASMESIETPAEMPDAAAESLMPEPEDSVEMAEADMVPSSMAEAEAPAEIAAIEEPVIAAAESFMPEPETAIEMAEMPAPAEPEAATEEPPTLDSVEASEMLADLPDLDSLDFSTDISEEIADTAAPAEAEQPDAITEEATDISAPEMTEEPQEMSGEITDTAAPVELEQLGSMTEEASDVSMPEMVAEPQDESQESDLSPDSLEALGNLAELADLERLAGLDELENLGA from the coding sequence ATGATTGCAGTTGCTGAATTACTTAACAAAGACCGTTTACCCGGCAATTATTTTGCCCCCGATGCCTACGTACAGGGAGACTTTGAGCTAGGTCTGCTCGAAAATCGCCAGGGCAACCGGCTCATTGCCCTTCCCGACACTCTACTGCAGGCGCTCTACAGCAGCCTAAGAGAGGAAGTGGGTCCATCTGCAGGACTCGTCATGTTCCAGTGCGGACATTGGTGGGGCAAATATTTTTATCGCCGCTTCGCTGAAGAGATCAGCACCTACTATGACAAGCCCTTGGCTGAAATGGAGATGGTGGAGTTTCTCCAGTGCCTCAAGCAGTGCTGGAAAACCTATGGCTGGGGCAATTTGAACCTAGAGTTCAAACACTATGCCCAAGGCTTCATTATCGCAACAGTGGAAAATTCTGCCTTTGCTGCAGTTCAGCAGAGCGACGAGAGTCCCGCAGAACGTCCCACCTGTCATGCAGAAGCGGGCCTACTCAGCACGTTTTTTAGTCAGCTCACCGGCCAGGAACTGCACTGCGTGCAAACCACCTGTGAATCGATGGGTGCACCTGAGAATACCTTTATCTTAGGTCTAGAAGAACGACTGAAAGTAGCGGAAACCGGCATTGAAGAGCAGCAGGACCATGACACGATCATGATGCGCCTAGGACTCGATCAAGCTGAGATTTCTGAGCCCGCATCCGAGCCATCACCCGAGAGCCTGATGCCTGAGGCATCGATGGAGAGCATCGAGACACCCGCCGAGATGCCTGATGCCGCAGCAGAGAGCCTAATGCCGGAGCCAGAGGACTCGGTCGAGATGGCAGAAGCAGATATGGTCCCCTCATCTATGGCTGAGGCAGAAGCACCCGCTGAGATCGCCGCCATCGAAGAACCAGTCATTGCCGCTGCAGAAAGCTTCATGCCAGAGCCGGAGACAGCCATAGAGATGGCTGAGATGCCTGCACCAGCTGAGCCGGAGGCGGCCACAGAAGAGCCACCCACACTAGATTCGGTAGAAGCATCAGAAATGCTGGCAGACCTACCCGATCTCGACAGTCTAGACTTTTCCACAGACATATCTGAGGAAATCGCGGACACAGCCGCGCCTGCCGAGGCAGAACAGCCTGACGCCATCACAGAAGAGGCCACTGATATCTCTGCACCGGAGATGACGGAAGAGCCACAGGAGATGTCTGGAGAAATCACAGACACAGCCGCGCCCGTTGAATTAGAACAGCTGGGCAGCATGACTGAAGAGGCATCTGATGTCTCTATGCCAGAAATGGTGGCAGAGCCACAGGACGAGTCACAGGAGTCCGATCTCTCTCCAGATTCTCTGGAAGCACTGGGCAATCTAGCTGAACTCGCAGATCTCGAGCGTCTTGCCGGTCTTGATGAGCTAGAAAATCTAGGGGCGTAG
- a CDS encoding phycobilisome protein, with protein MHSDFQQFLQDAEDHYLTNAEITDFKQHVSALEQRLQTYELLRDKEQQIWQPIADQLEATCPSENAQRQEKALQHWISALRYSAMAMLSNNPEFLRHRLLEWLTDVVQAHQLVDLEYQLSQLLEARLKEVLSAHQWTLIQPYLTQTQQILVGNDLVTAG; from the coding sequence ATGCACTCTGACTTCCAACAATTTCTGCAGGACGCAGAAGACCATTACCTCACAAACGCTGAGATCACTGACTTTAAACAGCACGTCAGCGCTCTAGAGCAGCGGCTGCAGACCTATGAACTGCTGCGAGACAAAGAACAACAGATCTGGCAACCGATTGCCGATCAGCTTGAGGCCACCTGCCCTAGCGAAAATGCTCAGCGTCAAGAAAAAGCTCTACAGCACTGGATCTCAGCCCTTCGCTACAGCGCGATGGCGATGCTGAGCAACAACCCAGAATTCCTGCGACACCGACTCCTGGAATGGCTCACCGATGTCGTACAGGCCCATCAGCTTGTAGATCTCGAATATCAGCTCAGCCAACTCCTTGAAGCTCGCCTCAAAGAAGTCCTGTCTGCCCATCAGTGGACTTTAATCCAGCCTTATCTAACTCAAACCCAGCAGATCCTGGTGGGTAACGACCTCGTGACCGCAGGCTAA
- a CDS encoding V4R domain-containing protein, translating into MVFTPTEVAPLGVSLDQPVSHKQRYPSKRNHYSFSDFFTFQPEQGTINDWHESRNILASEDFILALIEGLEQEVGSASSVIMYNIGKAWGERDAAFFQSWFEKDYGMGLRQCNPSFALEAWWWPFTSQGWGNWDVDLSDQKNGFMFINIFDSAVARTLGDVGKPVCHIYAGLFAGFFSNLVQKDMSCIELQCYAMGETYCKFLLGKRDRIDAATFWQNEGASMRDIEKRLHNGEYLS; encoded by the coding sequence ATGGTTTTTACACCCACTGAAGTAGCCCCTCTTGGGGTGAGTCTCGACCAGCCGGTATCACACAAGCAAAGATATCCATCCAAGCGGAATCACTACAGCTTTTCAGACTTCTTCACCTTCCAGCCAGAGCAGGGGACAATTAATGACTGGCACGAGTCTCGCAATATTTTAGCGAGCGAGGACTTTATTCTAGCTTTAATTGAAGGGCTAGAGCAAGAAGTTGGGAGTGCCTCCAGCGTTATCATGTACAACATTGGTAAAGCTTGGGGAGAGCGTGATGCCGCCTTCTTCCAGAGCTGGTTTGAAAAAGACTATGGCATGGGTTTGCGGCAGTGCAATCCATCCTTTGCTCTAGAAGCCTGGTGGTGGCCGTTTACAAGCCAAGGCTGGGGCAACTGGGATGTGGATCTCAGCGACCAGAAAAATGGATTCATGTTCATCAATATTTTTGACTCTGCCGTGGCCCGCACCTTGGGAGATGTGGGTAAGCCCGTCTGCCATATCTATGCCGGTTTGTTTGCAGGGTTCTTTAGCAACTTAGTCCAAAAAGACATGAGCTGTATCGAGCTACAGTGCTACGCCATGGGCGAAACTTACTGCAAGTTTCTTTTAGGCAAACGCGATCGCATCGACGCCGCTACTTTTTGGCAAAACGAAGGTGCCAGCATGCGCGACATTGAAAAGCGTCTGCACAACGGAGAATACCTGTCATGA